The following proteins come from a genomic window of Winogradskyella sp. PC-19:
- the aspS gene encoding aspartate--tRNA ligase, giving the protein MYRSHTCGELRASHNNTEVTLSGWVQGVRDKGFMVYVDLRDRYGITQLYFDEEQTAKEILENAQKLGREFVIQVTGKVQERASKNPNIPTGDIEVLVSELNILNGSKTPPFTIEDTTDGGDDLRMKYRYLDIRRNPVKESLIFRHKVAQAVRNYLSNDDFIEVETPYLIKSTPEGARDFVVPSRMNEGQFYALPQSPQTFKQLLMVGGMDKYFQIVKCFRDEDLRADRQPEFTQIDCEMAFVEQEDILNTFEGLTRHLLKEINGVEVDKFPRILYDDAMRLYGNDKPDIRFGMEFGELNTVAQHKEFNVFNSAELVVGIAVPGGNSYTRKEIDKLIDWVKRPQVGALGMVYCRVNDDGTYKSSVDKFYDQDDLAKWAEVTAAKAGDLICVLSGETNKVRAQLSALRMELAERLGLRKPDEFAPLWVMDFPLLEWDEDTERYHAMHHPFTSPKPGQLELLDSKPGEVKANAYDLVLNGNEIGGGSIRIHDKETQAIMLKHLGFSEEEARAQFGFLMDAFEYGAPPHGGIAFGLDRLVAILGGQETIRDFIAFPKNNSGRDVMIDAPAPIDDEQLTELSLKLNLKS; this is encoded by the coding sequence ATGTACAGAAGTCATACATGTGGTGAGCTTAGAGCGTCACATAACAATACAGAAGTGACACTCAGTGGTTGGGTGCAAGGTGTAAGAGATAAGGGATTTATGGTTTACGTAGATTTGCGTGATCGTTATGGCATTACACAATTGTATTTTGATGAAGAGCAAACAGCAAAAGAAATTTTAGAAAACGCTCAAAAATTAGGTCGCGAATTTGTAATTCAAGTAACTGGAAAAGTTCAAGAACGCGCGTCTAAAAACCCAAATATTCCAACTGGTGATATTGAGGTATTAGTTTCAGAATTAAATATTCTAAATGGCTCAAAAACACCACCTTTTACGATTGAAGATACAACTGATGGTGGTGATGATTTACGTATGAAATACCGTTACCTCGATATTCGTCGTAATCCTGTAAAAGAGAGTTTAATCTTTAGACATAAAGTAGCGCAAGCGGTTAGAAATTATTTATCAAACGATGATTTTATTGAAGTAGAAACACCTTATTTAATCAAATCTACACCAGAAGGTGCGCGTGATTTTGTGGTGCCTTCTCGTATGAACGAAGGTCAATTTTACGCATTACCACAATCGCCTCAAACCTTTAAGCAATTGCTTATGGTTGGTGGCATGGATAAATATTTTCAAATCGTAAAATGCTTTAGAGACGAAGATTTACGTGCCGACAGACAACCAGAATTCACACAAATTGACTGTGAAATGGCGTTTGTTGAGCAAGAGGATATTTTAAACACATTTGAAGGTTTGACTCGTCATTTATTAAAAGAAATTAATGGTGTCGAGGTCGATAAATTTCCACGTATTCTTTATGATGATGCGATGCGCCTATACGGAAACGACAAACCAGACATCAGATTCGGAATGGAATTTGGCGAGCTAAATACTGTAGCTCAACATAAAGAATTCAACGTTTTTAATTCGGCAGAATTAGTTGTTGGAATTGCTGTTCCTGGAGGAAATAGTTATACCAGAAAAGAAATAGACAAACTGATTGATTGGGTAAAGCGTCCACAAGTTGGTGCTTTAGGTATGGTATATTGTCGTGTTAATGATGATGGTACTTATAAATCTTCAGTAGATAAGTTTTACGACCAAGATGATTTGGCTAAATGGGCAGAAGTTACTGCCGCAAAAGCTGGGGATTTAATTTGTGTACTTTCAGGTGAAACCAATAAAGTGCGTGCTCAATTAAGTGCTTTAAGAATGGAATTAGCAGAACGTTTAGGCTTGCGTAAACCTGATGAATTTGCTCCACTTTGGGTAATGGATTTTCCTTTATTAGAATGGGATGAAGATACAGAACGATACCACGCAATGCACCATCCATTTACATCTCCAAAACCAGGTCAATTAGAATTGTTAGATTCAAAACCTGGCGAAGTAAAAGCCAACGCTTACGATTTAGTATTAAACGGAAATGAAATCGGTGGTGGTTCTATCAGAATCCATGATAAAGAAACGCAAGCTATTATGCTAAAGCACTTAGGTTTTTCTGAAGAAGAAGCTAGAGCACAGTTCGGTTTCTTAATGGATGCCTTTGAATATGGTGCTCCTCCACATGGTGGTATCGCTTTTGGATTAGACAGATTGGTTGCCATTTTAGGCGGACAAGAAACCATTAGAGATTTTATTGCCTTTCCAAAAAACAATAGCGGTAGAGACGTTATGATTGATGCACCTGCGCCAATTGACGATGAGCAACTCACAGAATTAAGTTTAAAACTTAATCTTAAATCATAA